A segment of the Cohnella algarum genome:
AGCTCCCGTTTCGGCAGCGCGACGACATCGACGGCGATTCCCCGGTTTTTCAAAAGCTCGCCCTGCCGGAGCAAGTCGCCGACATTCTCTTCCCCGTCCGACAAAAGCACGATTTTGCCGCCTTCGCCAAGCAAGCCCGAACCAAGCTGCAGACCGCCCGCAATGTTGGAAAAAGAATCGTTCGCTTCGGTCCGAAGCGAAAAGACGTCGGTTTCGTCGACCGACAGCGTCCGCTCCACCGAAGCGTTCAAGCCGAAGGAGACGACGGCCGCGCGATCGCTGTCGCCTTTGGCGACAAGCGCCTCTCCGATCCAGCCGGCGAGCCGCTCTTCCTCTCCGACGCTGGCCGAGCGGTCGGCCACGAACACGACGGCGCGATGGTCCATGCGCAAGTAAGGCGAAAGTCCGGACGCAACGGCGACGAGCAGCGCGAGAATGAGCGCCCGGACGGCAACGGCCAGCTTCTTTCGTCCTCCTGTCAGCCGGGGGTGTGCCGGATCGTCCACCATACGAAAATCGCGCACGGCACCATCAGCAGCAGCGCCCAAGGCGTATCAAACGACAGTCCCACGTCGGTATACCCCCCATTCCAGCGCAAGCAAGAGCAGCAGAACGGCCGCAATCCAAGGAACGAACGACGTTCGGTCCTCCATAATCGCAACTTCGTCGGCTGCGGCAGGCGCCTCGTTTTCCGTTGCCGGCTGTCCGCCCGTTTCCGTTTCCGAACCATGAGCCGCCATGCTCTCGGCAGGATCCGCGGCGACGGCAAGCAGCGGACCGGCCAGCTCCCGCCCGGAGGCGTCCAGGATGGAGAGCCGGTACAGGCCGGGAACGGGCGGCGCCGTTTGCAAGCCCGACAAGCCCCCTTCGGGCGTCCTTGCAATGGCCGTCGTCTCCTGCTCCGTTGTCGGACCCCCCTCCTCCGCCGCTATCGCCTTCCAACGGGCATCCGCCGCTTCGGAAACGAATTGCACGTCGAGCTGGCTTCCGGCGACGGCCTGCCCGAGATTCGCCGAAGATCCCCCGCCCATCCATTCCGACGCCTGCGCGATCAGAATCGGAAACTCCGTCCGCAGCGGCAAATCCGAATCCTGCAAGCCGAACGCAAAAACGAGCCCCGGCTTCCCGTCCGTCATTCCCGCGTAGACGGCGGGAACGCCCCCGTATGTCGCGACGGGATCGCCGAATGCGGGCGAGCCGGGATATGTGCACGTCGCCGAACGTTAAATACCGGACGACCGGATGGTCCCCGACTTCGGCTTCCCCGTTCGCCGGCGCGACGGCTTCTCCGCCTGCGGGAGGCGTTTCCGCCGACCAGATTCGCCATACCGGCTTCGAGCCGATCAGCTTCCGCCATTCATCCGACGCAAGCGTCTCCTCGTCCGCTCCATCCAGCACGACCCAATCGACGGTGTCCGCGATCGTCCCGTCGGGTTCGAAGCCGGCCGGATCGGCGCGCACGACTTGAATGCCCGCCAGCTGCAGCGCCTTCTCCAGAAACAAATTGCCTTCGCCGACCAGCAGCGCCCGGCCGGCGGCCTGCGCGGCGGAAAAAGCGTAAGCCGTATTGTCCGCCGCGTAGCCGTCGATCCGGCCGATCGTCGCCATGTAGAATTCGGCGGCGGGAAGCCGGTCGAAGCGGAAGGATCGCTGCTCGCCCGCTTCCAGTGCAAACGTCGCCGACTCTTCGGCCGGCTCCGGAACGCCCTCGGCGCGAACGGCGAGCGTGCCGCTTAACGGCTCGAGCCCGCGGTTCATCAGCGTGACGACGGCGGCCGCCGTGTCCGTTCCGGCTTCGCCGCGCACGCCGAATGCCGCAATCGACACATTGGCCCGGCCGCTGTCGATCTCCGTCACGCGAAGCGGGCTCGCCATAACCTCGACGGCCGCGCTTGCCTCTACTTGCTGTCTTGCCTTGCCGTCGGTCAGCAGCCAGATTTCGCCTTCCGCCTCGCCGCGAAGCGTCGCATCCGCAAGCGACAGCGCCGCCGCCAGATCCGCGCGGCCGTAATTCGGCCGCGCCGCCTCGAGCGCGGCTTCGAGCGCCTCGCGATCCCTTTGCGCGGACGCGAGAACGACCGGCTGATCTCCCGCGGCGATCAGCGTGACCGGCCTCGCGCCCGGCTGCTCGGCGAGCCACTCCGCGACTCGCAGCTTCGCGAGCTGCAGCGCCGATTGCGCGCCGTCTCCCTCGGGCGAGACGGCCGTCATGCTGGCCGAGGTATCCAGCACGACGGCAACCGGTCGCGCCGATCCGCTCGTACCCGACGCGTACGGCCCCATCAGCGCAAGCGTCAGGAGAGCCGCCGCCAGCAGTTGAAGCAGCAGCAGCAGCCGGCGCCGCAGCTTTTGCCACGGCCGGTTCGCTTCCTGCTCCCGGAGCGCCCGCCTCCATAGCAGGCTGCTCGGAACCGGCGTATCGACATATGTCCGTTTTAATAAATAGAGGAGAACGATCAGCGGCAGCGAAGCCGCGAACCCAATCCCGGCCAGCGATTGAAAGCCCATGCCCCGTCCCCCTTTCCCGTTTGTTTATTGCCGTCCCGGCGAGGTCATCCGCCTTTCGCGCATCGATAACAGCCCGGTGCAACCGTTATTTGCCTACCTTCCATCCAATCCCGCCCTCCGCGCATCGACAACGGCTCGAGGCGGCCGCCATTGGTATTCTATCCGTCCAATCTCGCCTTTCGAGCATCAATAACGGCCTGTTGCTGCCGTTATTTGCCTACCTTCCGTCCAATCCTGCCCTCCGCTCCTCGATAACGGCTTCAAGCGACCGTTATTTGCGAACTTGGACTCGGTTTAGCCGAATAACGGCCCGGCGCGACCGTTTTGACTGGCACCCTATCCCGGAAAATACCGTTTCTGAGGAGAGGGGATACCGACAAGAGACTTTAAAAACAAAACAATAGCACTATCGGCAAATTCAATTAACGCCATAAATTAAATGACGCCCCAGGGGGAATCAGGCAGCCAAACCAACTCGACAATCTGCCCCCTGTCATCGCAATCCCCAATATCCACGTCATCACCCGTTCTCCCGAACACAATCATCGCTCAAACAACTCTTGCGAAAGTCACTTCTCGTGCAAGCTGTCAACACTTATACAGCTCACAGGGCTAAGTGTTCGGCAAGGCCATCACCGCTCGAAAACTCGTGCGTCTACCGGTTCCAGCTCAGACAGTCATCGCTTGAATAAGCGCACACGGATCAGCCATTACCGGCCGAAGCGGTTATCTTTTTAACAACCCTTGCGCCAGCAGCACATAAGCGACCGTATGTTCCAGCGGCACGGACGTATCGACGAGAACATAGGCAAAACCGCGTTCGGCGCACATCCGGCGAATCGATTCATTATGTTCGCGGAGCGCGGCCTCGTAAGTCCTCAATACGCTTGGGCCGATCGCGACTTCCTTGGCGATCCCCGATTCGGCGTCGATCAGCGTCAGCTCGCCCGACAACGCCGGGGACAGCTCCTCCTTGCCGAGCACCTGGATGAAGGCAACCTCCTGTCCCGCCGCGGCGAAAGCGTCCAGCGTCCGATCGATTCCGAACTCGTACATCCCGTCCGTTAGCAGCCAGACTTGTCCGGGAGTCCGCGGCAAAACGCCCGGCGCCAAAAAAGCTGCGCTCAAATCGTCGCTGCCCGCCGCTGCCGGCTTCGCGCTCATCTCGCCTTCGAGATACGCAAAAAGCCGGCTTGCGGAGCCCTTCCCCCGCAGCGGCGGCAGGCTCGATTCCACCGAATCCGTAAAACGGGCGACGGACACGCGATCCTCCCCGGCCAGCGCCGCGTACCCGACGCATGCCGCGAGCCGAAGCGCGTACGCCCATTTCGTCCCGGACGACGGCAAGTCCCCTTCCGCCGCGCCGATCGAGCGGAACCGCATCGATTCGGACGCATCCACATACAGGCGAACCGCCATTTCTTGTTCGTCCCAATACTGGCGGATGTACGCCTTTCCGGTTCTTCCGTACACGTTCCAATCCAGCCGCCGGATGTCGTCGCCGGGAGCGTACGGCCTGTAGTCCGCGAACTCCTGGGAGCCTCCAAGCGCGCGAGACCGCCGTTTCCCTTGCATCGTGCCGCGCGTCCGGCCCTTCGATGCGACGGAAATTTGCTCCAGCTTGCGAAGCAGCATCGGGTCGAGCCAAAACGATCCACCAGCCCCCCGCTCCGCTCCCGTCATCGCCGCGCCTCCGCCGCTTGCAGCACGGCGTCGACGATTTCGTCGGCGGCGATTCCCGCCGCCTCTCCCTCATAGCCGAGTACGAGCCGGTGACGCAAAGCCGGAACCGCGACCGCCCGAATATCCGGCCAGGAAACGTGAAGCCTCCCTTCTACAAGAGCCCTCACCTTGGCGACGGAGATGAGCGCCTGGATGCCGCGCGGTCCCGAACCGTACCGGACATACCTGCGGACGAGCTCCGGCGCTTCCGGCTCCGTCGGATGCGTGAACATGATCGCGCGAATGGCCGAATCCAGCACCTCGTCGGAGACGAGCACCTCTTTGGAGAAAGCGTGCAATTCGGCGATCGTTGCGGAATCGACAACCTTGTCGGCGCGGTAGCTTTCGGAAGAAGTCGTGCGCCTGACGATTTCCTTCAGCTCCTCCCGGGTCGGGTAGGTGACATGAATTTTCAGCAAAAAGCGGTCCAACTGCGCTTCCGGCAGCGGATAGGTTCCTTCCTGTTCGACCGGATTTTGCGTAGCCAGCACAAAAAAAGGAGACGGGAGCTTTCGCGTCTCGCCGCCCGCCGTCACCGTTCGCTCCTGCATCGCTTCGAGCAGGGCGCTCTGCGTTTTCGGCGTCGCCCGGTTAATCTCGTCCGCCAACACCAGGTGGCCGAATATCGGTCCCGGTTGAAACCGGTACGAAGCGCTGCCCTGCGGACCGAATTCGACGAGCTGGGTGCCGGTAATATCGGTCGGCATCAGATCGGGCGTAAACTGGATGCGGGAAAACGACAGCTCGAGCGCATCGGCAAGCGTACGCACAAGCATCGTTTTGCCGAGGCCCGGAATTCCTTCCAGCAGGGCGTGTCCGCCGGCCACGACGCACCACAGCAGCTGCTCGACGACATCCTGCTGGCCGACGATGACCCGCCCCACTTCCCGCCTGAGCGTTTCGAAACGTTCGACGGCCGCTTCCACCTGCGCTTTGGATTGAATCATCCGTACCCCTCCGCCATTTATTTAATGTAGTTAAAATCTATCGATTCGGCTGAATTTCTTCAAAATAATCGCGCACCCGCTGCTGCATCGATTCCGGCAGCTGCGAACGGTTCAGCGCCCTGCGGGCGTCCGTCGCGTAGCTGGAGTAGACCTCCTCATAGCTTTGGGCTCCGCCATCCAGCATCGGCGACGTATCGCCCTCCGTGACCCGGCCGCCCGAGGACGGACCGCCGTCCGTCGCGGCGTTGCCGGACCCTTCCATCGCTCGGGGCGTCGTGACGAGCGAACGGCCGCCGCTTCCCGTTCCGCCTTGAAGTCCGCCCGAACCGGAGCCCGCGCCCGTACCGCCTCCAGCTCCTGCCCCGCTGCCGGCACCCGAGCCAGACCCCGTACCGCTGCCGGAGCCTGAACCCGAGCCGGATCCCGTCCCTGCACCGCTGCCGGAGCCTGAACCCGAGCCTGTTCCGGATCCTGTCCCTGCGCCGTTTCCGACCCCGGAACCCGAGCCAGCCCCCGTACCCGAACCTGATTCGCCTTCCGAACCGCCGCCGGAGTTGCCTCCCGCGCCCGGGCTCGCGCCGGCTCCCTCTCCTTCGCCGCTCCCGCCGCCGGATTCGCCGCCGGCTCCCGGATTTCCCGCGGCGCCTGTTGAGCTTGCGCCGCCCGAAGCGTCGCCGGTGCCCGAAGCCCCGGCCCAAGCGGAACCGGTTCCCGCCGCTGCGCCGCCTGCTTGATCGGCCAACACGGCGGAGCTTGCGCCAAGTCCGCCGGCCATTTGCCGGGCGAGGGCCGCCAGCTCTTCCGCCGTCAGCTCGCGAGCGAGCGCCTCGCCCAGCCCGGCAAGCGCGTCTTCCGCTCCCGTGCCCTCCGGCTCCCCGCTCGCGGCTTGCTCCGCCGCCTTGTTCAGCGCTTCCTTCAACGCTGCGTCCGAATCGGCTTCCGTTCCCTCGGGCAGCGCGTCGGCCAGCTCGCGCAAAAGCTCGGCGAGCTCCGCCTTCTGCTGCTCGCTAAGCCGCCGCAGTTCGCCGCGCAGCCCGTCGATCGCCTCCGAAGCCGCTTCGGCGTCGCGGCGCTCCAGCGCCTGCCCAAGCTCGCGGAGCTGCGGCGACGCCTGCATTCGCGAGGCCATTTCGCTCAGCCGCGTCTCCCGCAGCTTCAGCTCCGCCGCCAGCCGTTCAAGCTCCCGCTTCGCCTCTTCCAGCTCGCGTTGCGCTTCCGCCGGGCTTTCCAGCCTTCCCAACTGTTCGCGCAGCTCGGACAGCGGCTTTAGCAGCCCGTCCTTCGCGGCAGGTTCCAATGCGGGCAGCTGCTCGAGCCGCTGCTCCAGTTCATCCGCTTGTTCATCCAGCCGAGCCAGCTCCTCATTT
Coding sequences within it:
- a CDS encoding DUF58 domain-containing protein, whose product is MTGAERGAGGSFWLDPMLLRKLEQISVASKGRTRGTMQGKRRSRALGGSQEFADYRPYAPGDDIRRLDWNVYGRTGKAYIRQYWDEQEMAVRLYVDASESMRFRSIGAAEGDLPSSGTKWAYALRLAACVGYAALAGEDRVSVARFTDSVESSLPPLRGKGSASRLFAYLEGEMSAKPAAAGSDDLSAAFLAPGVLPRTPGQVWLLTDGMYEFGIDRTLDAFAAAGQEVAFIQVLGKEELSPALSGELTLIDAESGIAKEVAIGPSVLRTYEAALREHNESIRRMCAERGFAYVLVDTSVPLEHTVAYVLLAQGLLKR
- a CDS encoding vWA domain-containing protein: MGFQSLAGIGFAASLPLIVLLYLLKRTYVDTPVPSSLLWRRALREQEANRPWQKLRRRLLLLLQLLAAALLTLALMGPYASGTSGSARPVAVVLDTSASMTAVSPEGDGAQSALQLAKLRVAEWLAEQPGARPVTLIAAGDQPVVLASAQRDREALEAALEAARPNYGRADLAAALSLADATLRGEAEGEIWLLTDGKARQQVEASAAVEVMASPLRVTEIDSGRANVSIAAFGVRGEAGTDTAAAVVTLMNRGLEPLSGTLAVRAEGVPEPAEESATFALEAGEQRSFRFDRLPAAEFYMATIGRIDGYAADNTAYAFSAAQAAGRALLVGEGNLFLEKALQLAGIQVVRADPAGFEPDGTIADTVDWVVLDGADEETLASDEWRKLIGSKPVWRIWSAETPPAGGEAVAPANGEAEVGDHPVVRYLTFGDVHISRLARIRRSRRDIRGRSRRLRGNDGREAGARFCVRLAGFGFAAADGVSDSDRAGVGMDGRGIFGESRAGRRRKPARRAIRFRSGGCPLEGDSGGGGGSDNGAGDDGHCKDARRGLVGLANGAARSRPVPALHPGRLRAGAGRSAACRRRGSCREHGGSWFGNGNGRTAGNGKRGACRSRRSCDYGGPNVVRSLDCGRSAALACAGMGGIPTWDCRLIRLGRCC
- a CDS encoding AAA family ATPase: MIQSKAQVEAAVERFETLRREVGRVIVGQQDVVEQLLWCVVAGGHALLEGIPGLGKTMLVRTLADALELSFSRIQFTPDLMPTDITGTQLVEFGPQGSASYRFQPGPIFGHLVLADEINRATPKTQSALLEAMQERTVTAGGETRKLPSPFFVLATQNPVEQEGTYPLPEAQLDRFLLKIHVTYPTREELKEIVRRTTSSESYRADKVVDSATIAELHAFSKEVLVSDEVLDSAIRAIMFTHPTEPEAPELVRRYVRYGSGPRGIQALISVAKVRALVEGRLHVSWPDIRAVAVPALRHRLVLGYEGEAAGIAADEIVDAVLQAAEARR